GAACTGGCGCGTGAGCTGGGTGTGCCGGTTACCAATACGCTGATGGGTCTGGGCGCTTACCCGGGTACCGATCCGCAGTTTATCGGTTGGCTGGGCATGCATGGCAGTTACACCGCCAACGTCAGCATGCATCACAGCGATGTGATTCTCTGCGTCGGTGCACGTTTTGATGACCGCGTTATCAACGGCGCGAGCAAGTTCTGCCCGAACGCCAAGGTCATTCACGTCGACATCGATCCTGCGTCCATCTCCAAAACCATCCGTGCCGACGTGCCAATTGTTGGCCCAGTTGATAGCGTTCTGACTGAAATGGTCGCGATGGTTAAAGAGCACAATCTGCGCCCGGCCAAGGAAGCCTTGACCAGTTGGTGGAAGCAGATTGGCGAATGGCGCGGCGAAGGTCGCATGTTCCCCTATAACGAAGGGGATGGTTCGATCATCAAGCCGCAAACGGTTATCGAAACTCTGTGGGAGGTGACCAAGGGCGATGCCTATGTGACCTCCGATGTGGGTCAGCACCAGATGTTTGCGGCGCAGTACTATCCGTTTGACAAGCCCAATCGCTGGATCAATTCCGGCGGTCTAGGCACCATGGGCTTTGGTCTGCCAGCGGCGATGGGCGTCAAGTTGCATTATCCGGATGCGCAGGTTGCCTGCGTGACGGGTGAGGGCAGTATCCAGATGAATATTCAGGAGCTGTCGACCTGCCTGCAGTACGATTTGCCGGTCAAGATCATCACGTTGAACAACCAGGCGTTGGGCATGGTTCGCCAGTGGCAGGATATGCAGTACGGTAGTCGTCACTCGCATTCCTATATGGAGTCGCTGCCGGATTTCGTCAAGCTGGCTGAGTCCTATGGGCATGTTGGTATGCGCGTAGATAAGCTGGAAGACCTCAAGCCAGCCATGGAGCAGGCGTTTGCCAACACCAAGCAGCTGGTGTTCATGGATATTCGCGTCGATAACTCCGAGCATGTGTAT
This genomic stretch from Halopseudomonas pelagia harbors:
- a CDS encoding acetolactate synthase 3 large subunit, whose amino-acid sequence is MELLSGAEMVVRSLRDEGVKYIYGYPGGALLHVYDAIFRQDDVEHILVRHEQAAAHMADGYARASGKAGVVLVTSGPGATNTITGIATAFMDSIPMVILSGQVASNMVGTDAFQETDMVGISRPIVKHSFMIKDPREIPEVIKKAFYIAQSGRPGPVVVDIPKDMTNPAEKFEYSYPKKVKLRSYNPAVRGHSGQIRKALDLLVEAKRPIIYSGGGVILGGAAAQLTELARELGVPVTNTLMGLGAYPGTDPQFIGWLGMHGSYTANVSMHHSDVILCVGARFDDRVINGASKFCPNAKVIHVDIDPASISKTIRADVPIVGPVDSVLTEMVAMVKEHNLRPAKEALTSWWKQIGEWRGEGRMFPYNEGDGSIIKPQTVIETLWEVTKGDAYVTSDVGQHQMFAAQYYPFDKPNRWINSGGLGTMGFGLPAAMGVKLHYPDAQVACVTGEGSIQMNIQELSTCLQYDLPVKIITLNNQALGMVRQWQDMQYGSRHSHSYMESLPDFVKLAESYGHVGMRVDKLEDLKPAMEQAFANTKQLVFMDIRVDNSEHVYPMHIKDGSMRDMWLSKTERT